From a single Anaerolineales bacterium genomic region:
- the gltX gene encoding glutamate--tRNA ligase, whose amino-acid sequence MSIKPARTRIAPSPTGHMHLGTARTALYDYLLAKKTGGQFILRIEDTDLKRTVPGAEQEIFDGLRWLGLQYDEGPDIGGKYGPYRQTERREMYQHHAKTLVDNGSAYPCFCTPERLEKVRQEQMKNKENPRYDGTCRDLDPDEAAKRVANGEPYTIRFKMPKEGVTVAHDHLRGDITTDNKQLNDQVILKSDGLPTYHLAAIVDDHEMQITHVLRGSEWLGTFPLHVNIVRAFGWEEPVWIHLSVFLKPSGKGKMSKRETAQAMKDGYSIFIKDMQDLGFTPEGVLNWSALMGWGVPEDDVMTVEQMVERFTIDSLTPSPAAINFQKLDHFNATHIRLFTTEDLAARLKPYFTREGLNVDDGILLKIIPLIRERLVTLDDCIQFGAFFFKDEVTPNPDDLIAKGLDAKQSAEIARRAYQILEAGADISHERSEPPFREYVESSGYNAGQVFGILRVATTGQKVSPPLFESMEIIGRETCLQRIKNAIEILERM is encoded by the coding sequence TTGTCCATCAAACCCGCACGCACCCGCATCGCACCCTCCCCAACGGGACATATGCATCTCGGCACGGCGCGTACTGCGCTGTATGATTATCTGCTTGCCAAAAAGACAGGCGGACAGTTCATTCTCCGCATCGAAGACACCGACCTGAAACGCACCGTCCCCGGCGCGGAGCAGGAGATCTTCGACGGTTTGCGCTGGCTCGGTTTGCAATATGACGAAGGTCCCGATATTGGCGGGAAGTACGGTCCCTACCGCCAGACCGAGCGCCGCGAGATGTACCAGCATCATGCAAAAACCCTGGTGGATAACGGCAGCGCCTATCCCTGCTTCTGCACGCCTGAGCGACTTGAAAAAGTCCGCCAGGAGCAGATGAAGAATAAAGAAAATCCTCGCTACGACGGAACCTGCCGCGACCTCGACCCCGATGAAGCCGCCAAACGCGTTGCCAACGGCGAGCCGTACACCATCCGCTTCAAGATGCCGAAGGAAGGCGTCACCGTCGCGCACGACCACCTGCGCGGCGATATCACCACCGACAACAAACAACTCAACGATCAGGTTATCCTCAAGTCTGATGGTTTGCCGACCTATCATCTTGCCGCCATCGTGGACGACCACGAAATGCAGATCACGCACGTCTTGCGCGGCTCGGAGTGGCTCGGCACGTTTCCGCTGCACGTCAACATCGTGCGCGCCTTTGGCTGGGAGGAACCGGTCTGGATCCACCTCTCCGTTTTTCTCAAACCCAGCGGCAAGGGCAAAATGTCCAAACGCGAAACGGCGCAAGCCATGAAGGACGGCTACTCCATTTTCATCAAAGACATGCAGGACCTCGGCTTCACGCCCGAAGGCGTGCTCAACTGGTCTGCGCTCATGGGTTGGGGCGTCCCCGAAGACGATGTGATGACCGTCGAGCAAATGGTCGAACGCTTCACGATCGATTCATTGACTCCCTCTCCCGCCGCGATCAACTTCCAAAAACTGGATCATTTCAACGCGACGCACATCCGCCTCTTCACGACCGAAGACCTGGCAGCCCGCCTCAAGCCTTACTTCACCCGTGAGGGACTCAATGTGGACGATGGCATTTTGCTGAAGATCATTCCGCTCATCCGCGAGCGGCTTGTTACATTGGATGATTGTATTCAGTTCGGAGCGTTCTTCTTCAAGGATGAGGTCACGCCCAACCCCGATGATCTGATCGCAAAAGGATTGGACGCAAAGCAATCGGCGGAGATCGCTCGCAGGGCGTATCAAATTCTGGAAGCGGGAGCAGACATCAGTCACGAACGAAGCGAACCGCCCTTCCGTGAATACGTCGAATCGAGCGGATACAACGCCGGTCAGGTCTTTGGCATCTTGCGCGTAGCCACGACGGGGCAAAAAGTCAGTCCGCCGCTGTTCGAGAGCATGGAAATTATCGGGCGCGAGACGTGTTTGCAGAGGATCAAGAACGCGATTGAGATTTTAGAGAGGATGTAA
- a CDS encoding FtsW/RodA/SpoVE family cell cycle protein — protein sequence MTRGLSWRNFDFLLLGAVVLASAFGTVMIRSAVAGNEVLQPSISRQVYFAILGVALIFILASIDYRYWLALSRPIHLVMLGFLLTLTGFGQTAFGAQRWFQVGVLFLQPTEFAKLVAIIVLARYFDATQDQPRDLRWVVGAVFRAAWIIGLILLQPNLSNVMVLSVILAVLLWVNGIQVKHVAMVAVVGALSLGTVVALSVLGIRIPFLQAYQQERIVNFVVPDPNDTYGNRYNVQQALIAVGSGGVIGQGYGHGTQTQLRFLKVRHTDFIFAATSEEFGMIGGVLIILVISVIIWRCIRAAQKARDIAGSMLAIGIATLIFFQAAVNIGMNLNLLPVSGLPLPFISYGGSGLTALMIGVGFVQSVVMRQKELEF from the coding sequence ATGACTCGTGGACTTTCCTGGCGTAATTTTGACTTCCTTTTGCTTGGCGCAGTCGTGCTGGCATCGGCATTTGGAACGGTCATGATCCGCTCTGCCGTGGCGGGGAACGAGGTGCTTCAACCTTCTATTTCCCGCCAGGTATATTTTGCCATTCTCGGCGTGGCGCTGATCTTCATCCTGGCATCCATTGACTACCGCTACTGGCTGGCGCTGTCCCGCCCCATCCATCTGGTCATGTTGGGCTTCCTGCTCACCTTGACCGGTTTTGGTCAAACCGCATTCGGCGCCCAGCGCTGGTTCCAGGTGGGCGTGTTATTCCTTCAGCCGACGGAGTTTGCGAAACTCGTTGCGATTATTGTGCTGGCGCGTTATTTCGATGCGACGCAGGATCAACCCCGTGACCTGCGCTGGGTGGTTGGGGCGGTCTTCCGCGCGGCATGGATCATCGGCTTGATCCTCCTGCAGCCCAATTTGAGCAATGTCATGGTGCTATCCGTCATTCTGGCTGTCCTGTTGTGGGTCAATGGGATTCAGGTCAAGCATGTGGCAATGGTTGCGGTTGTGGGCGCTTTATCGCTTGGCACGGTGGTTGCGTTGTCAGTGCTTGGGATTCGCATTCCTTTTTTGCAGGCATATCAACAGGAACGTATTGTCAACTTCGTTGTGCCGGACCCCAACGATACCTATGGCAACCGCTATAATGTGCAGCAGGCGTTGATCGCCGTCGGGTCGGGAGGTGTGATCGGTCAGGGATATGGACACGGCACCCAGACCCAATTGCGCTTCCTGAAAGTCCGTCACACCGACTTTATCTTTGCCGCAACTTCGGAAGAATTCGGCATGATCGGCGGCGTGCTCATCATCTTGGTGATTTCGGTCATCATCTGGCGCTGTATCCGTGCCGCCCAAAAGGCGCGCGACATTGCCGGGTCGATGCTTGCCATCGGCATCGCAACCCTGATCTTTTTTCAGGCGGCGGTCAATATCGGAATGAATCTAAACTTGCTGCCGGTTTCGGGTTTGCCGCTGCCCTTCATCAGTTATGGCGGCAGCGGTCTGACCGCGCTCATGATCGGCGTCGGCTTTGTACAGTCCGTTGTCATGCGCCAGAAAGAATTGGAATTCTAA
- the minE gene encoding cell division topological specificity factor MinE: MLKFFSRKKSASSAKERLQLVLVHDRTDLTSAQLESLKDDLIKAISQYIDIDPDAVRIDLERDGRSQRLVADIPLRSASRQRAG, from the coding sequence ATGCTGAAATTCTTCTCACGTAAAAAGAGCGCTTCGAGTGCGAAGGAGCGCCTTCAGCTTGTGCTGGTGCACGACCGCACCGACCTGACCTCGGCGCAGTTGGAATCGCTCAAGGACGATCTGATCAAGGCGATCTCGCAATATATCGACATCGATCCCGATGCGGTCCGCATTGACTTGGAACGGGACGGGCGTTCTCAAAGGCTCGTCGCGGATATTCCCCTGCGGAGCGCGTCGCGTCAGCGCGCAGGTTGA
- the minD gene encoding septum site-determining protein MinD, with translation MTAHVITITSGKGGVGKTTAVANLATALAMDGKKVVCIDGDIGLRNLDVVMGLENRIVYDIVDVIEGRCKLKQAMIRDKHYSNMYLIPAAQTRDKNAVSPSDMIRICNDLRADSDFVIIDSPAGIERGFRNAIAAADRVLVVTNPEVSAVRDADRVVGILEAEEKGNPSLVINRLNPAMVRNNDMLSAEDVLDLLGIHLIGIVPEDESVIIGSNRGAPVVTEPKSRAGQAFRNIARRLQGQDVPLMDLDNQGGLWGAIQRLTGRK, from the coding sequence ATGACTGCTCATGTGATCACAATTACATCCGGCAAAGGCGGCGTGGGAAAAACGACCGCTGTTGCAAACCTTGCCACCGCGCTGGCGATGGACGGCAAAAAGGTCGTCTGCATCGACGGCGATATTGGTTTGCGCAACCTTGACGTGGTCATGGGACTTGAGAACCGCATCGTGTATGATATCGTGGATGTGATCGAGGGACGTTGTAAATTGAAGCAGGCAATGATCCGCGACAAGCATTACTCCAATATGTACCTGATTCCCGCCGCCCAGACGCGCGATAAAAATGCGGTCTCTCCCTCGGATATGATTCGCATCTGCAATGACCTGCGGGCTGATTCTGATTTCGTGATCATTGACTCGCCTGCCGGCATCGAGCGCGGCTTCCGGAACGCCATTGCGGCGGCGGACCGCGTTCTGGTGGTGACCAACCCCGAGGTCAGCGCGGTGCGTGATGCGGACCGGGTGGTGGGCATCCTTGAAGCCGAGGAAAAGGGCAACCCGTCCCTTGTCATTAATCGCCTGAACCCCGCCATGGTGCGGAACAACGACATGCTCTCCGCGGAGGATGTTTTGGATCTGCTTGGCATTCACTTGATCGGTATCGTGCCCGAGGATGAATCTGTGATCATCGGCTCGAATCGCGGCGCGCCTGTTGTGACCGAACCCAAAAGCCGCGCGGGTCAGGCGTTCCGCAATATCGCCAGGCGTCTGCAGGGACAGGATGTCCCGTTGATGGATCTGGATAACCAGGGCGGTCTGTGGGGCGCCATTCAACGTCTGACGGGGAGAAAATAA
- the minC gene encoding septum site-determining protein MinC, with product MNQLMEPTTSIVQIKGIRDGLLATFSDASWDDQRRALIIQIDERPAFFQGARLAMDVGTQILKVNDLVDLRDHLSERNVVLWAVISESPVTEQTSQLLGLATRISKPRPEEQRHFADTISDANTALFIERTIRSGTRIEHAGHIVIVGDVNPGAEVVAEGNVIVWGRVRGMIHAGSKGDRSAYICALDLSANQLRIADEVSAMLNPQKDPRPEIVTINAEGRLQAELWHTG from the coding sequence ATGAATCAACTTATGGAACCCACTACATCCATTGTTCAGATCAAGGGAATACGCGACGGGCTTCTCGCAACCTTTTCGGACGCATCCTGGGATGACCAGCGCAGGGCTTTGATCATACAGATCGATGAACGTCCCGCCTTTTTTCAAGGGGCGCGGCTTGCCATGGATGTTGGGACGCAAATTCTGAAGGTCAACGATTTGGTGGATCTGCGCGATCATCTTTCCGAGCGAAATGTCGTGTTATGGGCGGTGATCAGCGAATCGCCGGTCACTGAACAGACCTCGCAGCTGCTTGGGCTTGCCACGCGCATTTCCAAACCTCGCCCCGAGGAACAGCGCCATTTTGCCGATACGATCTCGGATGCGAACACCGCCCTCTTTATTGAACGGACCATCCGTTCCGGTACGCGCATCGAGCATGCCGGTCACATCGTCATTGTGGGAGATGTCAACCCGGGCGCCGAGGTCGTTGCCGAGGGAAATGTCATCGTGTGGGGGCGCGTGCGCGGCATGATCCACGCAGGCTCAAAGGGAGATAGAAGCGCCTACATCTGCGCGCTCGATCTATCCGCCAATCAACTCCGCATCGCCGATGAAGTTTCCGCAATGCTGAATCCGCAAAAAGACCCCCGGCCCGAGATCGTCACTATCAACGCGGAGGGGCGCCTGCAAGCCGAACTCTGGCATACAGGTTAA
- a CDS encoding penicillin-binding transpeptidase domain-containing protein, whose protein sequence is MSSEARPVRLETWRLTTVYIVVVLVIVVLLLRLVNLQVLGGANWAALAVENYTRDVSVPAPRGIIYDRHGYILASNVASYNIVVTPASLPADDSDIQRIYRELSSLIDVPVGGPVTAESLEEAKLYAQCVEGPGIAQLVALQDTLAPYSPVKVKCNVSEEIARVVAERSVDWSGVAVEVEPIREYPTGSLTSHLVGFLGPIPASQEAERRAQGFVPNRDKIGYSGVEASLQDILAGRNGLRVVQVDVAGQEIRSLEPPIPPVPGHNVYLTIDTRLQAAAEATLMEEIRFWNTFFGTVRISSGAIIAMNPKTGEILAMTSFPTYENNRLARFIPAYYYEQLSEDPRKPLLNIAVSAEFPPGSVFKLATAVGAINEGVVDTTTIVQAPAQLLLCERFNPNDICTERNTRPFVDHIYETIPEGFGLVNFYQCIAFSSNVCFYKLGGGYEDEIPQGLGIERLRQYARALGFDEPSGIQLLGEQDGLIPDPQWKRINTGENWSTGDTYIASVGQGYVLATPLQILMSGAVIANNGKLMQPTVVREVTDGDGNVVPMWFNPADFTVTDFETEGSYQISPFTPNMKWDVTETPLIQEYSCDGPYCSLTDDFKTISPASIQAVREGMRLAVTATRFGTLHDLFGTYPIAVAGKTGTAEYCDDVAREALRCDFGAWPTHSWTLAYAPYEDPEIIVIAFAYNGGEGASVAGPMVDRMIRAYFEIKAVDAAQSNPTGP, encoded by the coding sequence ATGAGTTCTGAAGCACGTCCCGTACGCTTGGAAACCTGGCGATTGACGACCGTTTATATTGTCGTCGTTCTTGTAATTGTCGTCCTGCTGCTCCGCCTGGTCAATTTGCAGGTGCTGGGGGGGGCAAATTGGGCGGCGCTCGCAGTCGAAAATTACACGCGGGATGTCAGTGTTCCCGCCCCGCGCGGGATTATTTACGACCGGCACGGCTACATCCTTGCCAGCAATGTAGCGTCCTACAATATCGTCGTTACTCCTGCCAGCCTTCCTGCTGACGACTCGGATATTCAGCGGATATATCGTGAACTCTCGAGCTTGATCGATGTGCCGGTGGGCGGTCCTGTAACGGCTGAATCGCTGGAAGAGGCGAAGCTGTATGCGCAGTGTGTGGAAGGTCCGGGTATTGCGCAACTGGTGGCATTGCAGGATACGCTCGCACCGTACAGCCCGGTCAAGGTCAAATGTAATGTTTCCGAAGAAATTGCCCGGGTGGTGGCAGAGAGGTCGGTTGACTGGTCCGGCGTGGCGGTCGAGGTTGAGCCGATCCGTGAGTATCCAACCGGCTCGTTGACGTCTCATCTGGTTGGTTTCCTGGGTCCTATTCCAGCCTCGCAGGAGGCGGAGAGGCGCGCCCAGGGATTTGTCCCCAACCGCGATAAGATCGGTTATTCCGGCGTGGAGGCGTCTTTGCAGGACATCCTTGCGGGCAGGAACGGTCTGCGGGTGGTGCAGGTTGACGTGGCAGGGCAGGAGATCCGTAGTCTTGAACCACCCATCCCGCCTGTGCCGGGACATAATGTGTACTTGACGATCGACACGCGCCTGCAAGCCGCCGCGGAAGCCACGCTGATGGAGGAGATCCGTTTTTGGAATACCTTCTTTGGGACGGTGCGTATTTCAAGCGGCGCCATCATTGCGATGAACCCGAAGACCGGTGAAATTCTTGCGATGACGTCCTTTCCGACCTATGAGAACAATCGCCTCGCCCGTTTTATTCCCGCGTATTATTACGAGCAGTTGAGCGAAGACCCGCGCAAACCCTTGTTGAACATTGCGGTTTCAGCCGAGTTCCCGCCCGGCTCCGTTTTCAAATTGGCAACGGCTGTTGGCGCCATTAATGAAGGCGTTGTGGATACAACCACCATTGTCCAAGCTCCGGCGCAGTTGTTGTTGTGCGAGCGCTTCAACCCTAATGATATTTGTACCGAGCGGAACACGCGTCCCTTCGTGGACCATATTTACGAGACGATCCCCGAAGGCTTCGGTCTGGTCAATTTCTATCAATGTATCGCGTTTTCGAGTAACGTCTGTTTCTATAAATTAGGCGGCGGATATGAAGATGAAATCCCTCAGGGACTCGGGATCGAGCGTTTGCGCCAGTATGCCCGCGCGCTTGGATTTGACGAACCATCTGGAATCCAGTTGCTGGGCGAACAGGACGGCTTGATCCCCGACCCGCAGTGGAAACGCATCAATACCGGCGAAAACTGGTCCACCGGCGACACCTATATCGCCAGCGTGGGGCAGGGATATGTGCTTGCCACGCCGCTGCAGATCTTGATGTCCGGTGCGGTGATCGCGAACAACGGAAAGTTAATGCAGCCCACCGTAGTGCGCGAAGTCACGGATGGCGATGGCAATGTTGTCCCGATGTGGTTCAACCCTGCGGATTTCACGGTGACAGATTTTGAGACCGAAGGCAGTTACCAGATTTCGCCTTTCACGCCGAACATGAAATGGGATGTGACGGAAACACCGCTCATCCAGGAATATTCATGTGACGGTCCATATTGCAGTCTGACCGATGACTTCAAGACCATTTCGCCCGCATCGATCCAGGCGGTCCGCGAAGGCATGCGGCTGGCGGTGACCGCTACCCGTTTTGGTACACTGCACGATCTGTTTGGGACATATCCGATCGCGGTTGCCGGAAAGACAGGGACCGCCGAATATTGTGACGATGTGGCGCGCGAAGCCCTTCGGTGTGATTTCGGCGCCTGGCCCACCCATTCATGGACGCTTGCATATGCCCCCTATGAAGATCCGGAGATCATTGTCATTGCCTTTGCCTATAACGGCGGCGAGGGCGCAAGCGTGGCGGGTCCCATGGTGGATCGCATGATCCGGGCATATTTCGAGATCAAAGCTGTGGACGCGGCGCAGAGCAATCCGACCGGTCCATAA
- the mreC gene encoding rod shape-determining protein MreC — MNSRSLQTTIIFLVMGGILVLAFGGYLGPASRQFSLVWIDIQTWIASRYLGFQDLVTAPRDIASLRARNTELETQVSQLQAQLIELQQRVNETEILAALVDFSRANPESTYRAASVIGRDPSPFLHYIIINRGSNEGIRRGMPVVTNQGLVGRIDAVIADAARVQLITDPGSAVNVYLQNADTSAMLLGSVTGDITLDMISQNVLVESGDLILTSGLGGGFPSDLVLGQVVTIRTLEFELFQQATVQPAVDFSRLEIVLVITNFRPVNIAPLVPDTTP, encoded by the coding sequence ATGAATTCCCGTTCTTTACAAACGACGATCATATTTCTTGTCATGGGGGGCATTTTGGTGCTGGCGTTTGGCGGATATTTGGGTCCCGCCTCACGGCAGTTCAGTTTGGTGTGGATCGATATACAGACCTGGATCGCTTCGCGCTATCTCGGCTTTCAAGATCTTGTGACCGCGCCGCGCGATATCGCATCCCTGCGCGCGCGCAATACGGAACTTGAAACGCAGGTCTCTCAATTACAAGCGCAGTTGATCGAACTTCAACAACGCGTGAACGAGACCGAGATCCTTGCGGCGCTGGTCGATTTTTCGCGTGCCAATCCTGAAAGCACGTATCGTGCTGCCTCCGTCATCGGTCGTGATCCCAGTCCGTTCCTGCATTACATCATCATCAATCGCGGTTCCAATGAAGGCATTCGCCGCGGCATGCCGGTGGTGACGAACCAAGGCTTGGTGGGGCGCATCGATGCGGTCATTGCGGATGCTGCCCGCGTGCAGCTCATCACAGATCCGGGTTCGGCTGTCAATGTGTATTTGCAGAATGCAGACACCAGCGCCATGTTGCTGGGTTCGGTGACCGGGGATATCACGTTGGATATGATCTCCCAAAATGTGCTTGTGGAATCGGGCGACCTTATTTTGACATCAGGTTTGGGAGGCGGATTCCCCTCGGACTTGGTACTCGGGCAGGTCGTGACGATTCGGACTCTTGAATTTGAGCTGTTCCAACAAGCGACGGTACAGCCCGCTGTGGACTTTTCCCGCCTGGAGATCGTGTTGGTGATCACCAATTTCCGTCCGGTGAACATCGCCCCGCTCGTGCCGGATACAACCCCCTAA
- a CDS encoding rod shape-determining protein translates to MAFNPINWLLGLFSLDIAIDLGTANTLVHVRGKGIVINEPSWVTVDKKTRQPLAIGLEAKEMVGRAPANVVVVRPIRDGVIAEFDVTREMLGYFIGKVHEQSVVPLPRPRVIVGLPTGVTEVEKRAVYDAVMASGARQAMLIEEPIAAALGAGLPVSEIRGSMVVDIGGGTTEVAVMSTGGVVASRSLRVAGDEMDQDIVQYLRNKYNLLIGQGIAEQVKWQIGSAYPLHPEKTMEVRGRNLVTGLPETVEISSVEIREALSGSVQVIIDTVRDALDEIPPEIVSDLMDIGICLAGGGALLQGLAERLTDELKLRVWVAEDPLTCVARGAAMIFEDLEVYERYLVGLERGSTRHAG, encoded by the coding sequence TTGGCCTTCAACCCAATCAACTGGCTGTTAGGCCTTTTTTCTCTGGACATTGCCATAGACCTTGGCACCGCAAACACACTGGTACATGTTCGCGGTAAGGGAATCGTGATCAACGAGCCTTCCTGGGTTACGGTTGACAAAAAGACGCGTCAACCCCTGGCGATCGGACTGGAAGCAAAGGAAATGGTCGGGCGCGCGCCTGCAAATGTGGTGGTGGTTCGTCCCATTCGCGATGGCGTCATCGCTGAGTTCGATGTCACCCGCGAAATGCTTGGGTATTTCATCGGCAAGGTGCATGAGCAGAGCGTTGTGCCGCTCCCGCGTCCGCGTGTGATCGTGGGGCTGCCGACCGGGGTTACCGAAGTGGAAAAACGTGCGGTCTATGATGCAGTGATGGCTTCGGGGGCGCGTCAAGCCATGTTGATCGAGGAACCGATTGCAGCGGCGCTTGGGGCGGGGCTTCCCGTCAGCGAGATCCGCGGCTCGATGGTGGTTGATATCGGCGGCGGCACCACGGAAGTGGCGGTCATGTCCACGGGCGGGGTGGTGGCATCCCGTTCGCTGCGTGTTGCGGGCGATGAGATGGACCAGGACATCGTCCAGTACCTGCGCAATAAATACAATTTGTTGATCGGGCAGGGGATTGCCGAACAGGTCAAATGGCAGATCGGTTCAGCGTATCCGCTGCATCCTGAAAAGACGATGGAAGTGCGCGGACGCAACCTGGTCACAGGGTTGCCTGAAACTGTGGAGATCTCTTCGGTGGAGATCCGCGAGGCGCTTTCCGGCTCCGTGCAGGTGATCATTGATACGGTCCGCGATGCGCTGGATGAGATTCCGCCCGAGATCGTTTCGGACCTGATGGATATTGGTATTTGTCTTGCCGGCGGCGGTGCGCTGTTGCAAGGACTGGCAGAACGACTGACCGACGAATTGAAATTGCGCGTATGGGTGGCGGAAGATCCGTTGACCTGTGTGGCGCGCGGCGCGGCGATGATCTTTGAAGACCTTGAAGTGTATGAACGGTATTTGGTTGGTTTGGAACGCGGCAGTACGCGTCATGCTGGATAA
- a CDS encoding DegV family protein, which produces MSKFAIVTDSTAYLPAELTKKYNITVAPQVLIWGEETFRDGVDIQPDEFYSRLKTAKVMPSTSQVSPATMQAIFQGLVDQGMDVLGIFISSKLSGTLQSAIQAKSMMEAAGEKVTLVDSQATAMALGFQALAAARAMDAGASLQECAAFTEKAHERTGVFFAVDTLEFLHRGGRIGGAQRFIGSALNLKPILALKEGKVEGVDRIRTKSKAHDRILELVSEQAKGKPNIRLATLHANAADDAKKLLERAAAEFSPVETVFTELSPVVGTHAGPGTVGLAFIHD; this is translated from the coding sequence ATGTCGAAATTTGCAATTGTTACGGACAGCACTGCCTACCTGCCAGCAGAGCTTACAAAAAAATACAATATCACCGTCGCGCCGCAGGTGCTGATCTGGGGGGAGGAAACCTTCCGCGACGGTGTAGACATTCAACCGGATGAATTCTACAGCCGTCTGAAAACCGCCAAAGTGATGCCGTCCACATCGCAGGTGTCGCCGGCAACCATGCAAGCCATTTTTCAAGGTCTGGTGGATCAGGGGATGGATGTACTTGGAATTTTCATTTCATCGAAACTTTCCGGAACGCTTCAATCGGCAATTCAGGCAAAAAGCATGATGGAAGCCGCCGGAGAAAAGGTGACGCTCGTGGACAGTCAAGCCACCGCCATGGCGCTTGGATTTCAAGCGCTTGCCGCCGCCCGCGCCATGGACGCTGGAGCCAGCCTGCAGGAATGTGCCGCGTTCACAGAAAAAGCCCACGAACGGACGGGCGTCTTCTTTGCGGTGGATACACTGGAATTCCTGCACCGCGGCGGACGCATCGGCGGCGCACAGCGCTTCATCGGCTCCGCCCTGAACCTGAAGCCGATCCTCGCGCTCAAGGAAGGCAAGGTCGAAGGCGTGGACCGCATACGCACCAAGAGCAAGGCGCATGACCGCATCCTCGAACTGGTTTCCGAGCAGGCGAAAGGAAAGCCGAATATTCGTCTCGCCACCCTGCATGCCAATGCCGCTGATGACGCGAAAAAACTGCTTGAGCGCGCCGCGGCGGAATTCTCTCCCGTTGAAACCGTATTCACCGAGCTCAGCCCCGTAGTCGGCACCCACGCCGGACCCGGCACAGTGGGTCTGGCATTCATACACGATTAA
- a CDS encoding DUF2892 domain-containing protein codes for MKRNMSDIDRIVRVVIAALFTYLYFGGVVTGTLGIVLLVLGVVFLLTSVVSFCPLYSLFKLSTYGK; via the coding sequence ATGAAACGCAATATGTCCGACATTGACCGAATTGTCCGTGTTGTGATCGCCGCGCTCTTCACCTACCTGTATTTCGGCGGAGTTGTGACGGGAACGCTCGGCATTGTCCTGCTGGTGCTGGGCGTCGTCTTCCTGCTCACCTCGGTGGTCTCGTTCTGTCCGCTCTACTCGCTGTTCAAACTCAGCACCTACGGGAAATAA
- a CDS encoding thioredoxin domain-containing protein, which translates to MNNSEFQKIIAETDEPIIVDFWAAWCAPCMRTKPILEKLAKEYEGEVRFMPINADQSREVLEKFRVFGIPTVITIRNGKEVGRITGAQNEAGYRVMFKSLAEGGEVKVPLRPFDRMLRLGAGTLFIMIGISTSSWILAGIGGILAFMGVYDRCPIWNAVTGMLRRN; encoded by the coding sequence ATGAATAATTCAGAATTCCAGAAAATAATCGCCGAAACCGACGAGCCCATCATCGTGGACTTTTGGGCGGCATGGTGCGCGCCCTGCATGAGAACCAAGCCCATCCTTGAGAAACTCGCAAAAGAATACGAAGGCGAAGTCAGGTTCATGCCCATCAACGCCGATCAATCGCGCGAGGTGCTTGAGAAGTTCCGTGTCTTTGGCATCCCGACCGTCATCACGATCCGCAACGGCAAGGAAGTGGGGCGCATCACCGGCGCGCAAAATGAAGCCGGTTACCGGGTAATGTTCAAATCGCTTGCAGAAGGAGGCGAGGTCAAAGTTCCGCTTCGTCCATTTGACCGCATGCTGCGCCTCGGCGCGGGGACCTTGTTCATCATGATCGGCATCTCCACCAGCAGCTGGATCTTGGCGGGCATTGGCGGCATCCTCGCCTTCATGGGTGTGTACGACCGCTGCCCGATCTGGAACGCGGTCACAGGAATGCTGCGGCGCAACTAA